Sequence from the Methanosarcina siciliae T4/M genome:
CACGTTTATCCTCCTGCAGGTGAAACACAGATAATTATACATTTTCTCCATTTTAATTTCCAAGTATATAATATCCATCAAATTATCCTTTGCACATGATCTCTGCTGGGAGGAACACTTCTCCAATACTGCGATTCATTCATACAATTAAATATTACCAGCTTCTATGAGTAAAATCTGAGCAGATAAATATTGATATTACGACGTTCTTATCTTGTAATGATATATTTATAAAAAAGATGTAAATAACTTCTTATTTAAGATTTGTATCATTAATTCATTTTTGAAAAAATACAGACTGTTCTATAACTATCCTTTTCTTACCTGTAACTATCCTTTTCTTACCTGTAACTATCCTTTTCTCACTTCCGGTTAGAGCGCCAGAGGATCCAGAATATCAGACCTCAGGACTGTTTTCTTGCCAGACAACTCGAAACATGATCTTTTTTGATTAGTTTTCAAACCACAAAACTCACAGATTTAAGATTGAACATAACATAGAGAGACGTATTAATAGAGAAAGATTTTTTACATGTAAAATTGTAATATTATATGAAAAGTATGCTCTATTTTGGAAAGTATTGAAATTTAGGAAAATAGCTTACTGAATATGAGTTAATCAAATAGGAGAGAGTTATTTGAACCCAAAATACTTGAAAATGATGATTTTATTGCTTCTTACACTCTGCACCGCAAGTATGGCAGACGCGGAGTCGAGCAGCAAAAACTCAAAAAATGTAGCATTTTTGGACTACACTGAAGGAGGGCACAATGATACCGATTTCAATGCTACCTTTATGTCGGAATGGTGGTATCAGAATGGGGATATGAAGCTTGTTGCAAAGGATGGAGAAAAGAAGAAACTTGCTTTCTTTATCGTAATGGCTCATCAGGAGTCTCCGGAACTCAAAGATGCCTCAGGCACCAATTTGTCATACTTGTCTACATTCTACGGGCTTTATCCCTATGAAGAAAACGCTACTCACAATTTTACCCGGACACTTGTGCCAAGGTCCAGTATTGAAAATTACATCGAGTTTCATGTGCCTTACCTTAACTTCACTTATCCTGATGGCTTAAAGAGATTTTATGGATCAGGAGCCAGAGGATACATGCTGAATTACTCCTTTGATAATATGCAACTAAATTTGTTTTTCAAGCCTCGTGTCAAAAAAACAGTCGATAGTGCCATAGAGCCTGTGAATTTCACCACATATGAATACGCTTACGGAAAGCTCAGAGGCAGTGTGGTGATTGACGGCAAGGAATACAGGGTTATGCAGACTAACGGGTACTTCGACCACATGATCCCCTATACCCATGACCAAGCTACATGGCAAATGGAAATGCATGGGTGGAGCTGGTCGGAAGTTACAACGGATAAATACCAGACAATTTTCTACGGTGTAAGAAGCATGGATGACGGCTATGAGAATTACACATACAAGCATTTGACACTTATAAACAAACATACAGGTAGGATAATAGCAGAATACTTCGGAGACCAGGTCAACGTCGATGAAAAAAACTGGGAGTACGTTGAAGTAAAGGACCGTACCGTGAAAAGACCTTCAAAACTTGAAATCTCGACTCCCGGCCTGGAAATTTCCATGAATGCTCAAAGTGTGGTTCAACTTGATGAAACCTCCCTACCAAGCGGGCAGCCTGTAGGATTTGTCGATTTCATGGCTTTCCAGCCCGATGAAGCAACAATCAAGTACAGGAAAAATCTTGAAATGGGAAGCGCATTCTACGAGTATATGGTAACTGATCCGGGTATATCCTCCTCTTCTCCCGAATAAGCCCTGAGAAGGCGGTGAATAAGATTTCTGGAGTTCCTGTTTGAAGGAACTTTCTTTTTTCCTTTATTTTCTTTTTGATATCCTAAGGGTTATGATTTCAATACGCAAGATAATAAAAATTATTTTATAATTTTAGTCTAAATAACTTGGCTTTTTAGTTTAATGTTAAGCATGTCGTAATTTAAGATAACTTAATTATTTTAAGACACATAATAGATTACAAATCATATTTTATCTATTATTGCCAAAGATACCTATAATTATTATAACCTACTAGTAATTAACATCTAAGTTTAATTATATGTTATTCTAAACTAAACTACCGCTTTTCCTGTGAGTGATTGTAACAATGAGTAAAAATAATGCTTTGCCTTTAAAGAAAAAGAGCCTGAAAGGAATTATGAAAACAGAATTGGAACAATTTCCAGTAAAAAAAGGACTATAGTATCACTTTCATTCTATCCGTCTCGGATAACGGCGTGGAGATTGCTGGAAATCTCGATATTGAAGATCTCGATAGTCTTGGGCTTCAGCTTGTAACTGCTCTTGTCGACCAACTAAATGAAGAACTTGAACTGAAAAGGAATAATGGGACGGAATTCACTATAAGTTTTACAGTTGCAGGTTACGACACCCGTGCCTACAGGACTGAAGGGCTAAAAAACATCAAAGTTTTCGAGGTGGACCACCCTGACACCCAGCGTGTGAAAATAGAGAAGGTCAGGGAGATCTTCGGTTCTCTCCCCGGCCACGTCGCATACGTTTATCTCGACCTGGAATTTGATAAGCTTGGTCAGCGCCTTGCCGAAGGTGGATACAACCGGACCGGAAGGATCCTTTTTGTCATGGGAGGGCTGGTAATGTATCTCCGGCCTGAGACTGTGGATAAGATACTGTCTTTTATCGCGCAGAATTCAGGCAAGGGAAGTACCGTTATTTTCGACTATGGTACCCTCGGATCTGTAAATGCCGGAGAAACTGCACCGGATGCGGGCAAAAACATCCGAAATTTCACTAAAAAACGAGGGGAACCCCTTAAGTTCCTTATCAGAGACGGGGAAGTCGAAACATTTCTTTCCGAAAGAGTATTTTCCAGAATCCTGAACATGGCCAGTGAGGACTATAAAAAGGCATATTTTCACGGTAAAAACGAGAGCCGTGTAGTTAGTAGCGTAATCTCGTTTGCCTATGCGGTGGTCAGGTAAATCAAAAACAACCGAATAAAAAACAGCCTGCTTAGATCTTTCTGATGTTTATGTGAGAAGAGGTGAGCAGACAGTGCAAGGACCGGAAATTTCCACGAATTCAAATGAAACGCACACAAAGAGAAAAGGACCCAGTAAAATGGCTGAGGGAATTACCCTCCACCGAGTCGATGAATCAAATAAGTCCGAAGAAGAACGGATATTTTATGATCCGTATGCCGTTCATTTTGTCAACCCTGCAATCCTGGAATATGCAGCAAAATATCCCGAACAGGCAAAAGCAGCAGTGGAGCAGATGGAGCGTCTTTTCCCGGGTCTCGGCAATTCTATTCGGGCCAGAGTCAGATACTTTGACGATTTTGTCAGGGCAGCAGTCGATGAAGAGCTTCGTCAACTGGTCATCCTTGGCGCGGGATATGATACCAGGGCGTACAGGATTGAAGGGCTGAAAGGGAAAGTCAGGGTTTTCGAAGTGGACCACTAAGATACTCAGAGTGTAAAAATATAAAAGGTCAAAGAAATCTTTGGTTCCCTGCCGGATCACGTTATCTATGTGCCGGTTGATTTCGAAACCGACAACTTTGGCGAAAAGCTTGCTGCGCAGGGATACGACAGGTCGCTGAAAACTCTTTTCCTTCTGGAAGGGCTCATTATATATATTCCTCCTGAGGCCGTTGATGAGACATTATCTTTTATCGCAAAAAATTCGGGAAAAGGCAATGCTATCCTGTTTGATTACTACCCTGAGTCCGTTGTTGACGGGACATGCGAACCGGAAGCGGGGAAAAACATCCGGAATTATACGAAACAACAGGGAGAACCCCATCAGTTCGGGATCAGGGAAGGAATGGTCGAGGCTTTTCTTGTCGAACGGGGATTTTCCGGAGTTCAGAACGTGACTGCTGAGGAGTACAGGAAAATGTACTTCCATGGGATAAATAAAGATAGGGAAGTATGCGATCTTTTATTCTTCGCTCACGCAGTGATCGAATAAATTGAGTTTTTTTCATGCGGCCACTGTGCCGCTTTATGCCCTGTCTGCGCCATAGACCATTCAGGCCTCCCGGTATCCGATCAGATGTTTTGTTTCTTAAGATCAAGACGCTCGATAAAGGCATATCAATTCTTTTCTTTCCAATAACCTTTTATAAAGTGCATGCAATCACGTAGTTTATGATCATATCCCAGGGTAAGACTAAAGTCATACTGCCTGGCCCCAGGAAAAACACAGTTTTTCTGGAGACCCGGGACGTCCTCACCGGAGGCGATGCTGCCAGGCGTGAGACAATCGCAGGTATAGGTATCCACAAGACAACTCAGGCAGCCAATATCCTTTCTCTGTTGAACAGGAAGGGGCTGCCGACTGCATTTATCGAACGCACCTCACCCAACACGCTGCTGTGCTCCCAGTGTGAAATGCTTCCTCTTGAACTGGTTGTACGCCGCTATGCATGGGGCTCATATTTGCAGCGTCATCCGGAGTATGGAAATCAAGAAGGTACAGCTTACCGGTTCGATGAGCCTGTCTGGGAAATTTTTCATAAATTGTCAGTTGTGGGTTTTCCTGTAACCGATAAACCTTATCAAATTGATGAGGAAGCAGCAAGGGAACAATTTTTGCATAATGGAATCTGGCAGGAGGGAGTATATACGGATCCTTACATTAAGGTAGATAAGAACCAGTGGCTTCTCTATCCATCTAAAAAAGAGCTTTCCAAGTCAAAGCCCATCTTGTCAATGAAACCTGCATGCAGCCAGGAAGAGCTTGATTACATAGTGCAAGCGATCATGCTGCCTACGTTCCTTGCCCTTGAAGATGCATGGCGCAAGATCATGACCACATATGGCCCAATGGAGCTTGTGGATTTGAAGATCGAGGTAGGTAGGCGACTTGATAATAATAGGATCGTAATCGCCGATGTCATCGACAACGACAGCTGGCGCATCTGGTCCGGAGGCAATCCCGAAAAACAACTTGACAAACAGTGTTTCAGGGACGGTAACCCACTGGACCAGGTAGCAGAAAATTATGCAACTTTGGCAGGCATGACTGAGGAATTATAAGTTTCAATCCTTGCATCAATAGGATTTTACCCGCGAATTGCATGTTTTGTCCTGAAATAATTTCGCTTTGAAACTTTTTTCCTTTTGTCCATGTTTTCACCACCCAAACAATCTCACTCCTATTCTGAACTTTGCCTCAACTGGTAATCTATTCCAGAATGCTTCCTGTGGCGATTCTAACTGTTCAAGTTTCAAAGCTCCATGAGGCCTCTTGTTATACCACTGTACGAATTCTTCGAATGATTCAAATTCTCCTCTAAACCTTTGATATGTATCGAACCATTCCTCTATTTTCCGTTTGTCTGAGGATGTCTTACCCTTGCAAGTATTGGTTTGATTCCAAGTTCTTCAATGCATCTTTTAAAGTCACTATCCCATGAACCATCCTTATTGATTCTGTGAGCTCCAAATTCACTTCCATGATCCATAATGAGCTCTCTTAAAGGGCATATGTCCCCGTACTCTCTGACGAGTTCATCGATCACTGTAATGGTGTTCTCCGTGTTGCAATGAACGTACTCTCCTCCTGCAATTATCATTCTTGATGAATCATCAAGAATGGCACAGACTTGCAGCCCTAACAGAGGGTTTTCATGCCAATCGATGTGTGCAGCAGACATGCTGTGTTCACGTTCGTATCTACACCATTTTCTTCTATGTTTCTTTTTCCGGTTTTCCTTGGCAAGGTTCATGCTAAGTAGATAGTTATGGATTCTGTTATGAGATATCTTACGATTATATTTGCCTTTGATGAGAATCTCAGTGTTTTATCCCGAAATTATTTCGCGCTAAATTTGTTTTTCAAGCCTCGTGTCGAAAAAACGGTCGATAGTGCCATAGAGCCTGTGAATTTTACCACATATGAATACGCTTACGGAAAGCTCGGAGGCAGTGTGGTGCTTGACGGCAAGGAATACAGGGTTATGCAGACTAACGGGTACTTCGACCACATGATCCCCT
This genomic interval carries:
- a CDS encoding SAM-dependent methyltransferase; this translates as MEIAGNLDIEDLDSLGLQLVTALVDQLNEELELKRNNGTEFTISFTVAGYDTRAYRTEGLKNIKVFEVDHPDTQRVKIEKVREIFGSLPGHVAYVYLDLEFDKLGQRLAEGGYNRTGRILFVMGGLVMYLRPETVDKILSFIAQNSGKGSTVIFDYGTLGSVNAGETAPDAGKNIRNFTKKRGEPLKFLIRDGEVETFLSERVFSRILNMASEDYKKAYFHGKNESRVVSSVISFAYAVVR
- a CDS encoding phosphoribosylaminoimidazolesuccinocarboxamide synthase → MIISQGKTKVILPGPRKNTVFLETRDVLTGGDAARRETIAGIGIHKTTQAANILSLLNRKGLPTAFIERTSPNTLLCSQCEMLPLELVVRRYAWGSYLQRHPEYGNQEGTAYRFDEPVWEIFHKLSVVGFPVTDKPYQIDEEAAREQFLHNGIWQEGVYTDPYIKVDKNQWLLYPSKKELSKSKPILSMKPACSQEELDYIVQAIMLPTFLALEDAWRKIMTTYGPMELVDLKIEVGRRLDNNRIVIADVIDNDSWRIWSGGNPEKQLDKQCFRDGNPLDQVAENYATLAGMTEEL